In one window of Candidatus Sulfuricurvum sp. RIFRC-1 DNA:
- a CDS encoding aminotransferase class I/II-fold pyridoxal phosphate-dependent enzyme gives MMNRFEEFTTRIVQQVGKKEGPVSPVMVNSASFGYGNSETGEGIFEGSVKKPLYARVGNPTSAQLEQILASMDGGIGAVAASSGMGATAMATLSLLRAGDEIISIGGLFGGTYSYFSETLTRFGITPHFFDVDELDAIEEAINTATKILFLESVGNPNMRLPDIAKIAEIANRNGVVLMVDNTITPLSVAPIALGADIVVYSTTKIITGNASALGGAVIFRAISEGEDKFKGDRYRDIHPFINKMGAMALVANAKKRALRDFGMSANGFGSYLTLLGLETLPLRMDRIITTVETVARGLQERGFNVNHPCLAHHPHHERYLSQFPNGCGTLLTIDMGSKERAFEFLNRSKLITITANIGDSRTLGLHMASTIYRDFDEATREFLGITAGLIRISIGLESAEAIINDFGNAAKI, from the coding sequence ATGATGAATCGCTTTGAAGAGTTTACAACCCGCATTGTTCAGCAAGTAGGGAAAAAAGAGGGCCCAGTCAGTCCGGTTATGGTTAATTCCGCGTCGTTTGGATACGGCAACAGTGAGACAGGTGAAGGGATTTTTGAGGGATCGGTCAAAAAACCGCTTTATGCGCGTGTCGGTAATCCGACATCGGCACAGCTGGAACAGATTTTAGCCTCTATGGATGGAGGGATCGGTGCAGTTGCCGCCTCTTCAGGGATGGGAGCAACAGCCATGGCGACGCTGAGCCTTTTGCGTGCGGGAGATGAGATTATCAGTATCGGCGGATTATTCGGCGGAACCTATTCGTATTTTTCCGAAACACTCACCCGATTTGGGATTACACCCCATTTTTTCGATGTCGATGAGCTTGACGCTATCGAAGAAGCGATTAATACGGCGACGAAAATACTCTTTTTGGAAAGTGTCGGAAATCCCAATATGCGTCTTCCCGATATCGCTAAAATCGCCGAGATCGCAAATCGTAACGGAGTAGTGCTGATGGTTGATAATACCATTACGCCACTGAGTGTTGCACCGATAGCGTTGGGGGCGGATATTGTGGTCTATTCGACGACTAAAATCATTACCGGAAATGCTTCTGCCCTGGGTGGTGCGGTGATTTTCCGCGCTATTTCAGAGGGTGAGGACAAATTTAAAGGGGATCGTTACCGCGACATCCACCCGTTTATCAATAAAATGGGAGCCATGGCTCTGGTAGCGAATGCCAAAAAACGGGCATTGCGTGATTTCGGGATGTCGGCAAACGGATTTGGAAGTTATCTCACCCTACTGGGATTGGAAACTTTGCCGTTGCGGATGGATAGGATCATTACAACGGTTGAGACGGTGGCTCGTGGATTACAGGAGAGAGGATTTAACGTCAACCACCCGTGTTTGGCACATCATCCTCATCATGAACGTTATTTGAGCCAATTTCCTAATGGATGCGGAACTCTTCTAACCATTGATATGGGGAGTAAAGAGAGAGCATTTGAATTTTTGAATCGTTCTAAACTTATTACTATTACCGCCAATATAGGTGACAGCCGTACTTTGGGGCTTCATATGGCTTCAACGATTTATCGTGATTTTGATGAAGCGACACGGGAATTTTTAGGGATAACAGCAGGGCTTATTCGTATTTCGATTGGCTTGGAAAGTGCTGAAGCGATTATCAATGATTTTGGTAACGCGGCAAAAATTTAA
- a CDS encoding aspartate carbamoyltransferase catalytic subunit — protein MKHLIRTDDFTTEQILQVLQDAEHYLAGQFDPILKEKIIITLFFENSTRTKSSFEIAAKRLGAEVVHLDVQKSSTQKGESLVDTAANLDAMGPHAMIVRHAHAGVPNILAEHTHASIINAGDGAHAHPTQALLDLFTLRRHFGDVQGKKIAIVGDIKNSRVANSNIELLTRFGMDITLVAPPHFLPDTHLKMTHNLHDVIDDVDAIMSLRTQTERHSHQTYGSLKDYGSDFCITHELVGNRDLILLHPGPVHRNIDIDDMMLGDPRCKVLEQVRNGVAIRMAVLKALIA, from the coding sequence ATGAAACATCTTATCCGTACAGACGACTTTACAACCGAACAAATTCTTCAGGTACTTCAAGATGCGGAACACTATTTAGCAGGACAATTCGATCCTATCCTCAAAGAGAAAATCATTATTACCCTCTTTTTCGAAAACTCCACCCGAACCAAAAGCTCGTTTGAAATCGCAGCCAAACGTCTCGGAGCCGAAGTCGTTCATCTGGATGTTCAAAAAAGTTCTACCCAAAAAGGGGAAAGCCTTGTCGATACGGCAGCTAATCTCGATGCTATGGGTCCCCATGCGATGATTGTCCGCCATGCACACGCCGGAGTTCCGAATATCCTCGCCGAACACACTCATGCTTCCATCATCAATGCGGGAGACGGTGCCCATGCCCATCCGACGCAGGCACTCCTTGATCTCTTTACCCTCCGTCGTCATTTCGGTGATGTTCAAGGAAAAAAAATCGCTATCGTGGGAGATATTAAAAACTCTCGCGTTGCCAACAGCAATATCGAGCTATTGACCCGTTTCGGGATGGATATTACACTGGTAGCACCACCCCATTTTCTCCCCGACACTCATCTCAAAATGACCCATAATCTTCACGATGTAATCGATGATGTCGATGCTATCATGAGCCTCCGCACCCAAACCGAACGACACTCTCATCAAACCTATGGCTCACTCAAAGACTACGGATCAGATTTCTGTATTACCCATGAACTTGTCGGAAATCGGGATCTCATTCTCCTTCATCCGGGGCCGGTACACCGAAATATCGATATCGATGACATGATGCTGGGCGACCCAAGATGTAAAGTTTTAGAGCAAGTACGCAACGGTGTAGCCATACGTATGGCTGTTCTTAAAGCACTTATCGCCTAA
- a CDS encoding helix-hairpin-helix domain-containing protein — translation MVKILTILLLIFSLAMGSVNINKANSAQLQSLNGIGPTKAHEILKYRKAHGGFKSVNELVNVKGIGPKTLLKLKSQVSIR, via the coding sequence ATGGTTAAAATACTCACAATTCTTTTGCTCATTTTTTCCCTTGCTATGGGTTCGGTCAATATCAACAAAGCTAATTCAGCACAGCTGCAATCTCTGAATGGCATCGGTCCGACCAAAGCACATGAAATTTTAAAATATCGTAAAGCTCATGGCGGATTTAAAAGTGTAAATGAATTGGTAAATGTAAAAGGAATCGGACCTAAAACACTGCTCAAGCTAAAATCTCAAGTGAGTATTCGCTAA
- the aat gene encoding leucyl/phenylalanyl-tRNA--protein transferase gives MIPRLTHRLSFPNPLDASEEGIVTYGGDLSPSRLMLAYRSGIFPWYSANDPILWWSPDPRLILDLDDFKLSRSLRKKIPQFEIRFDSVFSQVINECSTAPRRGQKGSWIVPEMIEAYETLHALGYAHSVEAFQNGVLVGGLYGVSVGGVFCGESMFAKVSDASKVAFAVLVEYLREWGFEFIDCQVPTNHLKSLGAKEVSRESFLKRLYDASTVPMGERLWKIGNI, from the coding sequence ATGATTCCTCGTCTTACCCACCGCCTCTCATTTCCTAATCCTCTTGATGCCTCCGAAGAGGGGATCGTCACGTACGGCGGGGACCTTTCGCCTTCGCGTCTTATGCTGGCTTATCGTTCCGGGATATTTCCATGGTACAGTGCAAACGATCCTATTCTGTGGTGGTCTCCCGATCCGAGGTTGATATTAGACCTGGATGATTTTAAACTGAGCCGTTCATTACGTAAAAAAATCCCTCAGTTTGAGATTCGTTTTGACAGTGTATTTTCACAAGTGATCAATGAATGTTCAACTGCTCCGCGTCGCGGACAGAAGGGGAGTTGGATCGTACCTGAGATGATCGAAGCGTATGAGACGCTACATGCCCTCGGATATGCGCACAGTGTTGAAGCGTTTCAAAACGGTGTTTTAGTCGGAGGGCTTTACGGAGTAAGTGTCGGAGGAGTATTTTGCGGTGAGTCGATGTTTGCAAAAGTTTCTGATGCTTCTAAAGTAGCATTCGCTGTTTTAGTAGAATATCTTAGGGAATGGGGATTTGAATTTATCGATTGTCAGGTTCCAACCAACCATCTCAAAAGTTTGGGGGCAAAAGAGGTTTCAAGAGAGTCTTTTTTAAAGCGTCTTTATGATGCTTCAACTGTACCAATGGGAGAAAGACTTTGGAAAATAGGAAATATTTAA
- the clpA gene encoding ATP-dependent Clp protease ATP-binding subunit ClpA yields MVSTELNVIFQKAVAFARHQRHEYLTIEHVMLALLNSPDGEAIIKACGADVEIIRESLGAYLIQTMEPLPEDIEQEPFETVALARMIDGMMHHVRSAQKEVADVGDLIAAVYEEHHTYACMLLEEYGISRVDVLEAISHRDMESAQDDSKSEGALQKYAINLIEQAKKGKIDPVIGRVNEIERAIQTLCRRKKNNPLLIGEPGVGKTAIAEGLALRIVSGDVPALLEDAEVFALDLGAMLAGTKYRGDFEKRLKAVMDEAAAHPNAILFIDEIHTIVGAGAVGGGSMDASNQLKPALASGILKCMGATTHAEYRTVFEKDRALSRRFSRIEVGEPSADESFLILKGLRARYEKHHGVKYTDKALRSAVELSKKYITDRFLPDVAIDLIDEAGASFHLKSHKRTTITPHDIETVIAKMTGMPTSKMGTDEREKLASLESELKALVIGQDQAIEQVVKSIKRSFAGLSAVHKPIASFLFSGPTGVGKTELAKSLAETMGIYFERFDMSEYMEKHALSRLIGAPPGYVGFEQGGLLVETVRKHPYMVLLLDEIEKAHPDLINVLLQVMDSATLTDNTGFKANFANVVLVMTSNIGASERTVMGFNADSSISRHEALKSFFTPEFRNRLDGVIEFGSLPMSVVEGIVDKFIRQLNTQLKPKKVVVTLSDKAREYIAKIGYDKAMGARPLGRVISDIIKDPLVDEMLFGRLLQGGKVSVDYTDQLLFDYAV; encoded by the coding sequence ATGGTGAGCACGGAACTCAATGTGATTTTCCAAAAAGCGGTTGCATTTGCACGGCATCAGCGTCATGAATATCTCACGATCGAACATGTGATGCTTGCGCTGTTGAACTCTCCTGATGGTGAAGCGATAATAAAAGCATGCGGTGCGGATGTGGAGATTATTCGAGAATCGTTGGGTGCCTATTTGATACAGACGATGGAACCTTTACCCGAAGATATAGAGCAAGAACCGTTTGAGACAGTGGCATTGGCTCGAATGATTGATGGGATGATGCATCATGTTCGAAGTGCTCAAAAAGAGGTTGCCGATGTGGGAGATCTGATTGCTGCCGTATATGAAGAGCATCATACCTATGCCTGTATGCTCCTTGAAGAGTATGGCATCAGCCGTGTTGATGTTCTCGAAGCGATCTCTCATCGTGATATGGAGAGTGCGCAAGATGACTCCAAGAGTGAAGGGGCGTTGCAAAAATACGCTATTAATTTGATTGAGCAGGCCAAAAAAGGGAAAATCGATCCTGTTATCGGGCGTGTCAATGAAATTGAGCGAGCCATCCAGACCTTGTGCCGCCGTAAGAAAAATAATCCGCTCCTCATTGGTGAACCGGGTGTCGGTAAGACGGCAATTGCGGAAGGATTGGCATTGCGTATCGTCTCTGGCGATGTTCCTGCATTACTCGAAGATGCTGAGGTTTTTGCCCTTGATCTGGGGGCGATGTTGGCGGGGACGAAATATCGGGGAGATTTTGAAAAACGGCTCAAAGCGGTAATGGATGAAGCTGCGGCCCACCCTAATGCTATTCTCTTTATCGATGAGATTCATACTATTGTCGGAGCCGGTGCAGTAGGTGGCGGGAGCATGGACGCATCGAATCAGCTCAAGCCAGCCCTCGCTTCGGGAATTCTCAAGTGTATGGGAGCGACGACTCATGCCGAGTATAGAACGGTGTTTGAAAAAGATCGAGCTCTCAGCCGCCGTTTTTCTCGTATCGAGGTGGGAGAACCGAGTGCAGATGAGAGCTTTTTGATTCTCAAGGGACTCCGCGCGCGGTATGAAAAACATCATGGGGTAAAATACACCGATAAAGCGCTCCGTAGTGCGGTAGAACTCTCAAAAAAATACATTACCGACCGTTTTTTACCGGATGTGGCGATTGATTTGATCGATGAAGCCGGGGCATCATTTCATCTCAAATCCCATAAACGTACCACGATTACTCCGCATGATATTGAGACGGTAATTGCTAAAATGACGGGGATGCCCACTTCAAAAATGGGAACGGATGAGCGTGAAAAACTCGCATCCTTGGAGTCAGAGCTTAAAGCGCTTGTCATCGGTCAGGATCAGGCGATTGAACAGGTAGTCAAATCCATTAAACGCTCGTTCGCCGGCCTCAGTGCTGTCCATAAACCGATCGCATCCTTTTTGTTTTCCGGTCCGACCGGAGTTGGTAAAACCGAGTTGGCGAAATCGTTGGCTGAAACGATGGGGATCTATTTTGAGCGGTTTGATATGTCCGAGTACATGGAAAAACACGCCCTTAGCCGTCTCATAGGTGCCCCTCCGGGGTATGTGGGGTTCGAGCAGGGGGGATTGCTGGTCGAGACCGTACGAAAGCACCCGTACATGGTATTGCTGCTCGATGAGATCGAAAAAGCTCATCCCGATTTGATCAATGTATTGCTTCAGGTGATGGACAGTGCGACATTGACCGATAACACGGGCTTTAAAGCCAATTTCGCCAATGTTGTCCTCGTTATGACCTCGAATATCGGAGCCAGTGAACGTACCGTAATGGGATTCAATGCGGACAGCTCTATCTCCCGTCATGAAGCCCTAAAGAGCTTTTTTACCCCCGAATTTCGTAACCGCCTCGATGGGGTTATTGAATTTGGATCTTTGCCGATGAGTGTCGTCGAGGGAATTGTCGATAAATTTATCCGACAACTCAATACTCAGCTCAAACCTAAAAAAGTGGTTGTGACTCTGAGTGATAAAGCAAGAGAGTATATTGCGAAAATCGGGTACGATAAAGCGATGGGGGCACGACCTCTTGGACGCGTTATTTCGGACATAATTAAAGATCCGCTTGTTGATGAGATGCTCTTTGGGCGTTTGCTACAAGGGGGAAAAGTATCGGTGGATTATACCGATCAGTTACTATTCGATTATGCGGTATGA
- a CDS encoding aminodeoxychorismate synthase component I: MLQRFSSLVSSGVPCFFYTDFIGENFHCFTFEELHEKDIEFAFNSGSDTTNAPHKPPFLPVSFEHYRQKFDVVQENIRNGNTYLLNLTQPTPIEPGYTLKEIYTMAHAPYKLRVRDQFVCFSPEPFITIEGDTIHTYPMKGTIDASLFNAIDTILNDPKELAEHTMIVDLLRNDLGIVAKEIKVEKFRYITTINAGDKKLHQVSSHISGRLESNWKDNIGGIISALLPAGSISGTPKRKTVEIIKEIEGYDRGYFTGIFGRFDGKNLYSAVAIRFIENIEGKLIYKSGGGLTADSDCLSEYNEMIDKVYIP, encoded by the coding sequence ATGCTCCAACGTTTCAGCTCCCTCGTTTCATCGGGAGTTCCTTGTTTTTTTTATACCGACTTCATCGGAGAAAACTTCCATTGTTTCACCTTCGAAGAGCTTCACGAAAAAGACATTGAGTTTGCTTTTAACAGCGGCTCCGATACCACAAATGCACCCCATAAACCGCCTTTTTTACCTGTTTCATTCGAGCATTACCGCCAGAAATTCGATGTGGTCCAAGAGAATATCCGAAACGGAAATACCTACCTGCTCAATCTGACACAACCCACCCCCATTGAACCCGGGTACACACTAAAAGAGATCTACACGATGGCTCATGCCCCTTATAAACTTCGCGTGAGGGATCAGTTTGTCTGCTTCTCACCTGAGCCTTTTATCACGATTGAGGGAGATACTATACATACCTACCCGATGAAAGGGACAATCGATGCCTCGTTGTTTAATGCAATCGATACCATTTTGAATGACCCCAAAGAACTAGCTGAACATACGATGATCGTTGATCTGCTCCGTAATGATTTAGGAATTGTCGCCAAAGAGATTAAAGTCGAAAAGTTCCGCTACATCACCACAATCAATGCAGGCGATAAAAAACTTCACCAAGTAAGTTCACATATTTCAGGTAGATTGGAAAGCAACTGGAAAGACAATATAGGAGGAATCATTTCCGCCCTGTTGCCTGCGGGAAGTATCAGCGGTACACCAAAGAGAAAAACGGTAGAAATAATAAAAGAGATCGAAGGATACGATCGAGGATATTTTACAGGTATATTTGGCCGCTTTGACGGTAAAAATCTCTACAGCGCCGTGGCTATCCGATTTATTGAAAACATTGAGGGAAAACTGATTTATAAGAGCGGTGGCGGACTCACAGCAGATAGTGATTGCTTAAGCGAATACAACGAAATGATTGATAAGGTATATATTCCTTAG
- a CDS encoding DUF3015 family protein: MKKVLISIAAIAALATAGYATVNNQTGCGLGSQIIKDDSSAVMLALQATTNGTLGNQTFGVTSGTSGCKKANLVMNERAAEFVASNMDQLSREIAIGQGESVSTLAELLNVEDKAAFAHALQANYNAIYTSEKADMATVLDNVSTIVG, encoded by the coding sequence ATGAAAAAAGTTTTAATCAGTATCGCAGCAATCGCTGCTCTCGCAACGGCAGGTTATGCAACGGTTAACAATCAAACAGGATGCGGTCTTGGGTCGCAGATCATCAAAGATGACAGCTCTGCGGTCATGTTGGCGCTTCAAGCAACGACCAATGGTACATTGGGTAACCAAACCTTTGGTGTTACTTCAGGGACATCAGGATGTAAAAAAGCCAATTTAGTGATGAATGAGCGTGCGGCAGAGTTTGTAGCCTCTAACATGGATCAGCTCTCTCGTGAGATCGCTATCGGTCAAGGTGAGAGTGTTTCAACGCTTGCAGAGCTTTTGAATGTGGAAGACAAAGCCGCATTTGCTCATGCATTACAAGCAAATTACAATGCAATCTATACGAGTGAAAAAGCCGATATGGCAACGGTTCTTGATAACGTTTCTACTATCGTAGGTTAA
- a CDS encoding ATP-dependent Clp protease adaptor ClpS: MATKHEHATSLDLILEHPKQYNVFLLNDDYTSMDFVVDILMKIFRRNFQDAHAIMIEVHQKGRGLCGVYPYEVAETKVHQVGTLARENGFPLKAIMEEA, from the coding sequence ATGGCTACCAAACACGAACACGCGACAAGTTTAGATTTGATTTTAGAGCATCCAAAGCAGTACAATGTTTTTTTGCTGAATGACGATTACACATCCATGGATTTTGTGGTCGATATTTTGATGAAAATTTTTCGGCGTAATTTTCAGGATGCTCACGCAATCATGATTGAAGTACACCAAAAGGGTCGCGGTTTATGCGGAGTATATCCTTACGAAGTGGCTGAGACAAAAGTACATCAGGTTGGGACATTGGCGCGTGAAAACGGATTTCCCCTTAAAGCGATAATGGAGGAGGCATAA
- a CDS encoding transaldolase — MYIAEARFALWADFIERTFLDEGFKELIAKGIINGATSNPAIFKNAILTSPAYKEQLSTLSGLSPKEKYEALAIYDIQKAADILRPLFEAGDDGYVSIEVDPYLCDDAEATISEGVGLHASINRPNVMIKVPATEAGYIAMEALASEGIAVNATLIFSVEQALKCAEAFERASKKSSVDTVISVFVSRIDRAIDETLRTNGVETGKMGILNAADIYNRVEALNVPKCRVLFASTGVKGDEFRGSYYIDELLAPNSVNTAPIATIDAFVQGGDTVLKLPIGSDIIEDHQTKVANAGIDMEMIIDQQIREGLEAFKVAFGEILSELE; from the coding sequence ATGTATATAGCGGAAGCGCGTTTTGCCCTTTGGGCCGATTTTATTGAACGGACATTTTTGGATGAGGGATTTAAAGAACTTATTGCGAAAGGGATTATTAACGGTGCTACCTCGAATCCCGCAATTTTTAAAAATGCCATTTTGACCTCTCCTGCCTATAAAGAACAACTCTCAACACTGAGTGGATTGTCACCCAAAGAAAAATATGAAGCATTGGCTATTTACGATATCCAAAAAGCCGCTGATATCTTGCGCCCGTTATTTGAAGCGGGAGATGACGGATATGTGAGTATCGAAGTGGATCCTTATTTATGCGATGATGCAGAGGCGACGATTAGTGAGGGGGTAGGGCTTCATGCCTCGATCAACCGTCCCAATGTTATGATCAAAGTCCCGGCTACGGAAGCAGGATACATCGCGATGGAAGCACTGGCATCTGAGGGGATCGCAGTTAATGCGACATTGATCTTTTCGGTTGAGCAGGCTCTTAAATGTGCGGAAGCATTTGAACGTGCGTCGAAAAAATCATCTGTAGATACTGTAATCAGTGTATTTGTCAGTCGAATTGATCGTGCAATCGATGAAACACTTCGCACTAACGGGGTTGAAACGGGTAAAATGGGTATTCTTAATGCCGCTGATATTTATAACAGAGTTGAAGCGCTTAATGTTCCAAAATGCCGTGTTTTGTTTGCCAGTACGGGTGTGAAAGGTGATGAATTCCGAGGATCGTATTATATCGATGAGCTTTTAGCACCGAACAGTGTTAATACGGCTCCGATCGCTACGATTGACGCTTTTGTACAAGGCGGAGATACGGTATTGAAACTACCGATAGGAAGTGATATCATCGAAGATCACCAAACTAAAGTTGCAAATGCGGGGATTGATATGGAAATGATTATTGATCAACAGATTCGTGAAGGATTGGAAGCGTTTAAGGTCGCTTTTGGCGAAATTTTGAGTGAATTGGAGTAA
- a CDS encoding DUF4105 domain-containing protein, with protein sequence MPFLLLCVLSLAVYATSTDKLIAHAHTKQLSDSRYWHLLMHTPDSESEIDDPAFFLSPDGKQNLSAELDTTIQYLNDETNRSNESVFCRFPARRAWLEQELNTTFGEGKCRDYEALVAKMDPQSVTLVFPSAHINSPASMFGHTFLRIDSSMESKLMSYAINYAAHTDETNGLLFAYKGLFGGYYGYYSMLPYYEKLKEYRDSESRDVWEYDLNLTHDEVMAMVRHIWELQRINSWYYFFDENCSYHMLWLTEIARPSVHLRDHFFYYVIPPDTVRAFEEEDLVVQKHYRPSKRTKLLAYEGQLSPQALHAVKSLSAGEINSASLNSMNLSDQERRFTLEAAAELAEYDYIEGKITKDVYAERYHSLLSGRAALGSGETLNVPSKSNPDSAHRSARIDVSQGWFENRAPLLIGWRPAFHDLRENDTGHLSGAQIEFLDTLVGVDHDNVTLEKLTILSLASIAPVSHFFKPFSWRMKSGWDREYEGDRLSFVTRVGAGASIGDERMYGYILSEPEVRFGFNADVGLGFTAGTAINWGNRMKSHIETGHIFYLDGSDRSRVMVSQGWQWSPLGGVQCSYEGIDQDYREDRYKLGVNLYF encoded by the coding sequence TTGCCCTTTCTTTTATTATGTGTACTGAGTTTAGCGGTTTATGCGACATCGACCGATAAACTGATTGCGCACGCCCATACAAAACAACTTTCCGATAGCCGTTACTGGCATCTTTTGATGCATACCCCTGATAGTGAAAGCGAGATTGACGATCCGGCTTTTTTTCTCTCACCCGATGGAAAACAGAATCTTTCTGCCGAACTTGATACAACTATCCAGTATCTTAATGATGAGACGAACCGAAGCAATGAAAGCGTGTTTTGCCGTTTTCCGGCTCGTCGAGCATGGTTGGAACAAGAACTCAATACCACTTTCGGTGAGGGAAAATGCCGTGACTATGAAGCGCTTGTAGCCAAAATGGATCCCCAGAGCGTAACTCTCGTTTTTCCGAGCGCTCACATCAACTCCCCAGCATCGATGTTCGGACATACCTTTTTACGGATTGATTCATCCATGGAATCAAAATTGATGTCCTATGCGATCAATTATGCGGCGCATACGGATGAGACCAATGGGTTACTTTTTGCCTATAAAGGTTTATTCGGCGGGTATTACGGATATTACTCGATGCTCCCTTATTATGAGAAACTTAAAGAGTACCGTGACAGTGAATCCCGAGATGTATGGGAATATGATCTGAACCTCACCCATGATGAGGTGATGGCAATGGTGCGCCATATCTGGGAATTGCAGCGGATTAACTCGTGGTACTACTTTTTCGATGAAAATTGCTCCTATCACATGTTGTGGCTCACCGAGATTGCCCGTCCGAGTGTTCACTTGAGGGATCATTTTTTCTACTACGTCATTCCTCCCGATACGGTACGAGCTTTTGAGGAGGAAGATTTGGTGGTGCAAAAACACTACCGACCCTCTAAACGGACGAAATTATTGGCGTATGAAGGGCAGCTTTCTCCTCAAGCACTCCATGCGGTTAAATCGCTGAGTGCAGGGGAGATAAATTCTGCCTCATTGAATAGCATGAATTTATCAGACCAAGAACGTCGTTTTACACTTGAAGCAGCAGCAGAATTGGCGGAATATGACTACATTGAAGGAAAAATCACTAAAGACGTTTATGCCGAGCGTTATCATTCTCTCCTTTCCGGTCGTGCTGCTTTAGGTTCAGGCGAGACGCTCAATGTGCCCTCAAAATCCAATCCCGATTCTGCTCATCGTTCTGCGAGGATCGATGTATCTCAAGGGTGGTTTGAAAATCGTGCTCCTTTGCTGATCGGGTGGCGACCTGCTTTTCATGATTTGAGAGAAAATGATACAGGGCATCTCTCCGGAGCCCAGATTGAGTTTTTGGATACTCTTGTCGGGGTTGATCATGACAACGTTACGCTTGAAAAATTGACCATTCTCTCCTTGGCCTCCATTGCTCCGGTGAGCCATTTTTTTAAACCCTTTTCTTGGCGAATGAAAAGCGGTTGGGATCGCGAGTACGAAGGAGACAGACTAAGCTTTGTTACCCGCGTGGGAGCAGGTGCATCTATCGGAGATGAACGGATGTACGGATATATTTTGAGTGAGCCTGAGGTGAGATTCGGATTTAATGCCGATGTTGGATTGGGGTTCACTGCAGGTACTGCGATCAACTGGGGTAATCGGATGAAGAGCCATATAGAAACAGGTCATATCTTCTATTTGGATGGTAGCGATCGAAGCCGAGTCATGGTTTCTCAAGGGTGGCAATGGAGTCCTCTGGGGGGAGTGCAGTGCAGTTATGAAGGAATTGATCAGGATTACAGAGAAGATCGCTACAAACTTGGGGTGAACCTCTATTTTTAA
- the bioD gene encoding dethiobiotin synthase — MSKRIFVTATNTNIGKTHTSQLLIEAFTRLGLRVGVYKPIETGVTTLAPDGNTLFQTALACYPALSSLTLADIVTLQLPLPAAPYVANGGQAIDLSIFDKALAKIEALCDIVIIEGAGGLMVPIDEKSMMIDLPRYFNAVTLLVTHCTLGCINDTLLSIQALENAKLPFIWGLNCRTDDTDFEITSLPYFTHRYKTIYQINRDIDTIAKVLLDTITS, encoded by the coding sequence TTGTCTAAACGAATTTTTGTAACCGCTACTAACACCAATATCGGCAAGACCCATACCTCTCAGTTACTCATTGAAGCGTTCACTCGCTTAGGCTTGCGTGTCGGTGTCTACAAACCGATTGAAACCGGGGTTACCACCCTTGCGCCCGATGGAAACACCCTTTTTCAAACCGCATTAGCCTGCTATCCAGCGTTGTCCTCTTTAACATTAGCAGACATTGTTACCCTCCAGTTACCCCTTCCTGCAGCTCCATATGTAGCCAATGGGGGGCAAGCCATTGATTTGAGCATTTTTGACAAAGCGTTAGCCAAAATCGAAGCACTGTGTGATATTGTCATCATCGAAGGGGCGGGCGGGCTAATGGTTCCGATCGATGAGAAGAGTATGATGATCGATCTTCCACGCTATTTTAATGCCGTGACCCTTTTGGTAACCCATTGCACTCTAGGATGCATTAACGATACTCTCCTCAGTATCCAAGCTCTCGAAAATGCTAAACTCCCTTTTATTTGGGGCCTAAACTGCCGTACTGACGATACTGATTTTGAAATAACATCACTCCCTTATTTCACTCATCGATATAAAACTATCTATCAGATAAATAGAGATATTGATACCATAGCCAAAGTACTTTTAGATACAATTACATCATAA